Part of the Caminicella sporogenes DSM 14501 genome is shown below.
CAACTTAACTTGATCAAGGTCTGCAGAAGGCTTCTTCTTATGGTCATCTATTACTCTAACGTTATCCTTTATTACTACTCTACCCGGAACGCCAACAACTGTACAATTTGGCGGGACTTCCTTAAGGACTATAGAACCAGCACCTATTTTAGAATTATCTCCTACTTTAAATGGTCCTAGAACTTTTGCTCCTGATGCTATAACAACATTATTCCCAATAGTCGGATGTCTTTTGCCAGTTTCTTTACCCGTTCCTCCAAGTGTAACTCCTTGATATATAGTTACATCATCTCCTATTTCAGCAGTTTCTCCTATAACTACCCCCATTCCGTGGTCTATAAGTAATCTTCTTCCAATCTTAGCTCCCGGATGTATTTCTATTCCAGTCAAAAACCTATTTATTTGAGATATAACTCTTGCAAGTAGTATCCACTTCTTTTTATAGAAATAATGAGCTATTCTGTGTAAAATCACAGCATGTAATCCTGAATAGCATAAAAGTACCTCAAATCTATTCTTAGCAGCTGGGTCCCTCTCCAATATCGAATCTATATCTTCTATTAGACTTTTAATAAATTTCATTTTGCACCTCCTTCTTATCAGTTACAAGTTCTAAGTTACACGTTTTAAGGTAACAGGTCAGACTGGCTCTCAGTTATTAGCTCTCAGTTCTTAGCTTATTTTTAATTTTCAATTTTAACTATATTATTTTCTACCAAAAATAAAACCTCCTTCTCTAGCTATTACCAGAGACGGAGGTTATCCGCGGTTCCACTCTGTTTAGGCAGTAATTGCCCCAACTCTAAAAACTTTTAACGGAGTCACCCGTAAAGACCTACTTTACATTTCAGTCTTAGGCTCATAGGTGCACTTCAATTTGTTTATAGCTTAAGGCTACTTCCAGCCGATGATAGCCTCTCTCTGGTAAGCATCAACAAACCTACTCTCCTAATCAACGCCTTTTTACAATATAAATATTTTTATAAATATAAACTTTTATGTCTCGCTGCCATCAAGTTATCTACTTCAAATTTTAATATCAATCCTTTGCAGTATTTAAAAACACTTAATCCTTTATAATTCTTAACTTTTAACTCTCAACTCTTAACTAATTATATAATGATTTTTTACAAATTCTACTCTTTTGATAATATTTTCTCTTCCAAGTATCACTATTACTTCATCAATATCTGGTCCGTGAAGCTGACCTGTAAGAGCTGCCCTTATTGGCATATAAAGTTTTTTACCCTTTATACCTGTCTCTTTTTGTATTGTTTTAAATACCTTTTTACCAAATTCATTGTTTATTTCTTCTGCTTCACTTACTTTTTCTTTAAATATATTCAAAAGCTTGCTAACATGTTCCTCATTTAATACTTCTTTCACGTCTTCACTTTCTAGCTTAACTTCTTCTCCAAAAAATCTCTTTGCATAATCACTTATTTGTGCTAAATATTCAATTCTTTCTTTAGCTGTATTTACTATTCTCTTAACCCAATCATATTTTTCATCTTTTTCATCTTCTTTTATCAAACCAGCTTCAACTAAATATGGAATACATAAATTTGTAAGTCTATCTAAATCAGCCTTTTTAATATAGTGAGAATTTACCCAATTTAATTTGTCAACATCAAACACTCCACCACTTTTTGAAACTCTATCAAAAGAAAACTTTTCAATCATTTCATCCATATCCATTATTTCTTCATTGTCATCTGGACTCCAACCAACTAATGCTATATAGTTAACAAGAGCTTCAGGTAAATAACCCTTTTTTCTAAAATCTTCTACTGCTACATCACCATGTCTTTTACTTAATTTTTTCTTTTCTGCATTAAGAATATTTGGCAAATGAACATATTTTGGTTTTTCCCATCCAAATGCATCATATAGTATTATATGCTTAGGAGTTGAAGATAACCACTCTTCACCTCGAATAATATGAGTAATTCCCATAAAATGGTCATCTATAACTACTGCAAAATGATAAGTTGGAAATCCATCTGTTTTTATGAGTACTTGATCATCTAAATCTCTTGTATTCATTGTAACCTCTCCTCTTACCAAATCGGTAAAGGTTACATCAGTATCCTCAGGAAGTTTTAATCTTATTACATGAGGCTCTCCTGCCTCCACTCTCCTTCTAGCTTCTTCTAAAGGGATATTTCTACAATGTCCATCATATCTTGGAGTTAATCCTTGGGCTCTTTGCTGTTCTCTAATTTTATCCAATCTGTCTTTAGAACAAAAACAATAATAAGCATGTCCACTTTCCAATAGATTTTCTATATATTTATGATATATATCAAGTCTTTCCGATTGAATATATGGACCCCTATCCCCTCTTTGTACTATTTCATCATTTTCTATAAAAGGTCCTTCATCATGAACTACACCAGCCCACTCCATAGCTTTAAGCATATTTTCTATAGCACCTTCAACATATCTAGTTCTATCTGTATCTTCTATTCTCAAAATATATTTTCCACCTTGATTTTTTGCAAACAAATAGTTATATAAAGCCGTTCTCAAACTCCCTATATGTACATATCCTGTAGGACTTGGTGCAAATCTTACTCTTACAGTCATCATTAAACCTCCTATACAGCTTCTCCATTTTCTTCTCACTATATTAGAATATTATATCCCAAAAGCTTTTTTGTATCAAGAAATTTGAACAAAGTATAACCATATTAATCAAAGTTTTAAAACTATATTATTTCTTCTCTTTTTAATAATTTCATAGTTTTACCTAAAGCTTCATGTACTTTTAGTTCTTCTTTTTCACTTTCCCATCTCAATTTGTATTCTACTATCTTTTCACTTGCTTTCTTCCCAATGACTATTCTTACTGGTATTCCCAAAAGGTCTGCATCTTTAAATTTTACTCCTGCTCTTTCATTTCTATCATCTAAAATCACATCAAAATTAGCACCTTTTAATTCCTCGTATATCTTTTCCCCTAACTGCACTTTTTCTTCATCTTTAATACTCAATATAGATACAATTATATGATAAGGAGCAATTTTTATAGGCCATATTATTCCATCTTCATCATGATGTTTTTCAATTACTACACTTAGCAATTTATATATATCAATATAATGATAAATTCCAACTATTTCTCTCGTTTTACCTGAACTGTCTTTATAATTGAAATTTTTAATCTCATTTATTTTCCCTAAATCATAAAAACCACCTATTTTTACAGCATATTCTCTTACAAAACTTCCACCACATATAGGACATCTATCTTCTTCCTTAACATAGCTTACATCAGCTACAATATCTGCTTTAAAATCACGCCCTGCTACTACATTTTTAATGTGATAATCTTTTTTATTTGCACCAGCTATAAATAATCCTCCCTTGTATATCTCCCTATCTGCAATAATTTTTACACCTTTTAATCCTACAGGGCCAACAAATCCCGTTACTGTATTTAAATCCTTTATATCTTCATCTTCAGCCATTTTTATATCATGAACAGAAACTTTTAAAACTTTGCTTAATTTGTAAAGATTAAGCTCTCTATCACCCCTTAAAACTACAGCTACTACTTCATCTTCTATTTTCACTAATAATGTTTTAGCCAAATCTTCCTTTTTAATTCCTAAAAAGTTTTCTAGTTCTTTTATCGTCTTTATATCAGGAGTGTATATTTCCTCTATTTCTGCTTCTTGAACAGAAGCATTTTCATCTATATTAAAAGATGCAACTTCTTCCAAAGAAGTATAATCACAATCCTTACACTTATATATAACTTTATCTCCCCAATCAGCTTTTACAACAAAACTATAACTTATATCACCACTGTTTTTAGGATTATAATCTGACAAACTTAACATTTCTAATCCTATTTCTTTAAACATTTTTTTATAATTTTCTATTATTTCACTACACTTGTTTGACAAATCATCATCTTCCTTGTAAAAACTACAACCTCTTAACTCCTTATATTCTTTAGCTCCAAACAAACCTTCTTTTATTCTTACCTTATCCCTTTTTAAAGTTTGCACATCATAAAGAAAAACTGGAAGTTCCTTGTAAGACTTTATTTCATTCCTAATAGAAAGACTCATATTTTTTACAAATTCACTATCATTTGAAAGATAAATTCTTTGAAAACCTAAATTTTCTATTCTTTTTATTAAAAAATCTACTAATTTATCTAAAACTTTAACACCTAAAGGAAGTACTGTAAAAATGCCGGAATCAATATTTCTAAACATTCCCGATTTTATAAGCAGTTCTTGACTAGACAAATAAAACTCATCATCAATTTTTTTAAGAGTTTTTCCAACTAATTTACTCATATACATTTTTCATCTCTCCTATTCTTTTAAAAAATTATAAATTTTTTATATACTTATATAACATATATAGTATTTTTCTATAATTGTAAATAGATTCCTCTCTTTATATTATAATTTACACAGAATAAATTTTTTTTACAAGGGGGAACTCATATATGGCAGATTACAGAGAAATGTGGAAATCTCTTGATATGGACCTAGAAAAACATGATAAACTATGTGAAGTATTACCTCAATTTTACGAAGAAATATATCTTTCTCAAAAAAATCGTCCACAAGGAATGAATTATTTCAACTTTGTAGTATCAGAAGTTCACGGTTTAAGAATAAAAGAATTATTAGAATCCAGAAAAAACAATCGCAAAGTAATAGGGAGTTTTTGTGTATATGTTCCAGATGAAGTTATTAATGCCGCAGATGCTATAAGTGTTGGATTATGTGGTGGTTCCGATTTTTGGCACCCAGATGGAGAAAAAGTACTTCCTAGAAATACTTGTCCATTAGTTAAAGCTTCTATTGGAGCCAAAATCAGTGCTACATGTCCATATTTCCAATCCTGCGACCTTTTAGTTGGAGAAACTACTTGCGATGGTAAGAAAAAAGCTTGGGAAATATTAAGCGAATATACTCCTATTCATGTAATGGACTTGCCTCAAATGAAAAGAGAAAAAGATAATCTGCACTGGCAAGACGAAATAAAAATATTTATTGATAAAATAGAAAATCTAACTGGCAATAAAATTAATGAAGAAAATCTAGCTGAAGGCATAAAATTAATTAATGAAAAACGTAGAGTTTTAAAAAGACTCTATGAATTTAGAAAATTTGACAAACTACCTATAAGTGGAAAAGATGTACTTTTAATATCTCAAATTGCATTTTACGATGACCCTAAAAGATTTATTGAAAAGACCAATGAATTATGTGATGAATTAGAAAAAAGAGTTCAAAATGGAATATCTGTCTTTGAAGAAAATACTCCTAGAATCCTTATAACTGGAACTCCTATGGCCATTCCCAACTGGAAACTTCACCATATTATTGAAAGCAGTGGTGGTGCAGTTGTATGCGAAGAAACTTGTACAGGCACTAGATATTTTGAAAATTTAGTTGATGAAAATGGAAAAACTTTAGATGAACAAATAAAAGCTCTATCCGATAGATATTTAAATATAAACTGTGCATGTTTTACTCCTAACAAAGGAAGAATTGATGATATATTAAGACTTTATAAAGAGTATAATGCTGATGGCATTGTTTACTTTACTCTACCTTTCTGTACTACATACGCTACTGAATTTAAAAAAGTTAAAGATGCTCTTGATAAAAAAGGAATTCCCGTTATCATGATTGAAACTGATTACGGTTTGCAAGACGCTGGACAAATTAAGACTAGATTAGAAGCCTTTTTTGAAATGTTAGAAACTAACAAAAAAGTAGCTGTTACAAAATAAAACAATACAAGGTGATTTAATGAAAGAACTTGAAACCTATATATTATTTCCCAGTCATACTGATGGATTAGCTCTTGAAAAAATTTTAAAAAGTAATAACATAGAATATACCATCGTTCCTACTCCTAGAACACTTAGCAAATGCTGTGGTATATCATTAAAAATCAATCCAAAAGATAAAGACATAGTTGAAAATCTTCTGCTAAATAACCCTTCCATAGACTATGAAGGTATATACACACTGAAAAAAAAGAAAAATAGTTTATTTAATTTTTAAATCAAATTGTTAAAAATAAAGATATTTATTCCTTGCAATTCAAATTGTTTTTTAAATCTATAGGAGGATTTGTAATGTATTCAGTTGGTATTGATTCTGGCTCTATTGCAACAAAAGCTGTTTTATTCAATGGAAATATTGTAGAAAAAGTCATTATACCTACAGGTTGGAGTCCTAAAAAAGCTTCTGAAAATGTCTTAAATATTTTGATAGAAAAAAGTTCTATAAAAAAAAGCGATATAAAATTAATAATAGGAACAGGATACGGTAGAATATCTATGCCTTTTGCAGATAAAAAAATTACTGAAATAACTTGTCATGCAAAAGGAGCTTATTTTTTAAATGATAAAGTTCGAACTATTTTAGATATAGGTGGACAAGATAGCAAAGTCATAAGTTTAGATGATAATGGAAACGTAATAGATTTTATTATGAATGACAAATGTGCAGCAGGCACAGGTAGATTTCTTCAAGTTATGGCAAATGTACTGGGAATAGAAGTAGAATCTTTTGATGAAATTATTCATAATGTAAAACCAGAACCTATAACTAGTATGTGCACAGTATTTGCAGAATCAGAAGTTATTAGTCTTTTAGCAAAAGGTATAGACAAAAATAAATTAGCTTCAGGTATAGCTCACTCTATTGCCAATAAAGGCACTGCTATGTTAAATAAAATTAAGCTTAAAAACGCTATTGCCTTTACTGGTGGTGTAGCAAAATCAAAAATTATAAAATCAATAATTGAAGAAAAAATAAAACAGCCACTTTATTCTCCTCCAGACTCTCAAATAATAGGAGCATTAGGTGCTGCTGTAATAGGTTGGAATATGATAAATAAATAAATAAGGCTCATATTAATAAATTAATTTAAATACTTTTTAATAAAAATTAAGAATTTAAAATTTTTAAGAATTAAGAGTTATATTGACCTTAATAGCTCTTAATTCTTAATTATTTTTTGTAACTTTTTTATTATTTAAAATTACAAAGACATATCATTTACTATTCTCTTTCACTTGCCTTTTCTATTACCTCACCCATCTTTGACATTATATAATCATATCCTCCCTCTGAATGCGGTATCATACAATCACTGCAGTCTTTTATACCATTAGTATATTTAAAATTACCTCCACAATTTTCTCCAAGCATATATAAAGGACAAAAACAAAATAGACAGTTAAACTTTGACTTATCTTTTACATTATGACATGGAAAATATTCACATTTAGTATTTTGTACAAACTTATAATTTTCACTCATAAATTCTCCCCCTATTATATAAAATATATTAATACAAGGTACAAAGGTTTAATTTTCCTAAGTACCTTGTATTTTACTGTTTAATTATTAATATGCTTTAGCAACATAAACCATGTGTTTTGCTTTTTTTCCACAAAAATGACATTTATCTCCGAGGTCTTCTTGCTTAAATGGTATACATCTTATTGTAGCACCTGTTTCTGCTTTAAGATTATCTTCACATTCTCTTTCTCCACACCACATAGCTTTAGCAAATCCAAGTTTTTCAGTCATCTTTTTCTTCAAATCTTCAAAATCTTCAATATAATAAGTATTTTCATCCCTATGTTTTCTTGCTCTTTCAAGCATATCATTATGAATTGTATCTAATAAATTTAATATTGAATCTG
Proteins encoded:
- a CDS encoding DUF3343 domain-containing protein, with the protein product MKELETYILFPSHTDGLALEKILKSNNIEYTIVPTPRTLSKCCGISLKINPKDKDIVENLLLNNPSIDYEGIYTLKKKKNSLFNF
- a CDS encoding YbaK/EbsC family protein; protein product: MYMSKLVGKTLKKIDDEFYLSSQELLIKSGMFRNIDSGIFTVLPLGVKVLDKLVDFLIKRIENLGFQRIYLSNDSEFVKNMSLSIRNEIKSYKELPVFLYDVQTLKRDKVRIKEGLFGAKEYKELRGCSFYKEDDDLSNKCSEIIENYKKMFKEIGLEMLSLSDYNPKNSGDISYSFVVKADWGDKVIYKCKDCDYTSLEEVASFNIDENASVQEAEIEEIYTPDIKTIKELENFLGIKKEDLAKTLLVKIEDEVVAVVLRGDRELNLYKLSKVLKVSVHDIKMAEDEDIKDLNTVTGFVGPVGLKGVKIIADREIYKGGLFIAGANKKDYHIKNVVAGRDFKADIVADVSYVKEEDRCPICGGSFVREYAVKIGGFYDLGKINEIKNFNYKDSSGKTREIVGIYHYIDIYKLLSVVIEKHHDEDGIIWPIKIAPYHIIVSILSIKDEEKVQLGEKIYEELKGANFDVILDDRNERAGVKFKDADLLGIPVRIVIGKKASEKIVEYKLRWESEKEELKVHEALGKTMKLLKREEII
- the gltX gene encoding glutamate--tRNA ligase is translated as MTVRVRFAPSPTGYVHIGSLRTALYNYLFAKNQGGKYILRIEDTDRTRYVEGAIENMLKAMEWAGVVHDEGPFIENDEIVQRGDRGPYIQSERLDIYHKYIENLLESGHAYYCFCSKDRLDKIREQQRAQGLTPRYDGHCRNIPLEEARRRVEAGEPHVIRLKLPEDTDVTFTDLVRGEVTMNTRDLDDQVLIKTDGFPTYHFAVVIDDHFMGITHIIRGEEWLSSTPKHIILYDAFGWEKPKYVHLPNILNAEKKKLSKRHGDVAVEDFRKKGYLPEALVNYIALVGWSPDDNEEIMDMDEMIEKFSFDRVSKSGGVFDVDKLNWVNSHYIKKADLDRLTNLCIPYLVEAGLIKEDEKDEKYDWVKRIVNTAKERIEYLAQISDYAKRFFGEEVKLESEDVKEVLNEEHVSKLLNIFKEKVSEAEEINNEFGKKVFKTIQKETGIKGKKLYMPIRAALTGQLHGPDIDEVIVILGRENIIKRVEFVKNHYIIS
- a CDS encoding double-cubane-cluster-containing anaerobic reductase yields the protein MADYREMWKSLDMDLEKHDKLCEVLPQFYEEIYLSQKNRPQGMNYFNFVVSEVHGLRIKELLESRKNNRKVIGSFCVYVPDEVINAADAISVGLCGGSDFWHPDGEKVLPRNTCPLVKASIGAKISATCPYFQSCDLLVGETTCDGKKKAWEILSEYTPIHVMDLPQMKREKDNLHWQDEIKIFIDKIENLTGNKINEENLAEGIKLINEKRRVLKRLYEFRKFDKLPISGKDVLLISQIAFYDDPKRFIEKTNELCDELEKRVQNGISVFEENTPRILITGTPMAIPNWKLHHIIESSGGAVVCEETCTGTRYFENLVDENGKTLDEQIKALSDRYLNINCACFTPNKGRIDDILRLYKEYNADGIVYFTLPFCTTYATEFKKVKDALDKKGIPVIMIETDYGLQDAGQIKTRLEAFFEMLETNKKVAVTK
- the cysE gene encoding serine O-acetyltransferase, which translates into the protein MKFIKSLIEDIDSILERDPAAKNRFEVLLCYSGLHAVILHRIAHYFYKKKWILLARVISQINRFLTGIEIHPGAKIGRRLLIDHGMGVVIGETAEIGDDVTIYQGVTLGGTGKETGKRHPTIGNNVVIASGAKVLGPFKVGDNSKIGAGSIVLKEVPPNCTVVGVPGRVVIKDNVRVIDDHKKKPSADLDQVKLPDPVAEELECLRKRIAKLEKILIEREERIK
- a CDS encoding cysteine-rich small domain-containing protein, with the protein product MSENYKFVQNTKCEYFPCHNVKDKSKFNCLFCFCPLYMLGENCGGNFKYTNGIKDCSDCMIPHSEGGYDYIMSKMGEVIEKASERE
- a CDS encoding acyl-CoA dehydratase activase, translated to MYSVGIDSGSIATKAVLFNGNIVEKVIIPTGWSPKKASENVLNILIEKSSIKKSDIKLIIGTGYGRISMPFADKKITEITCHAKGAYFLNDKVRTILDIGGQDSKVISLDDNGNVIDFIMNDKCAAGTGRFLQVMANVLGIEVESFDEIIHNVKPEPITSMCTVFAESEVISLLAKGIDKNKLASGIAHSIANKGTAMLNKIKLKNAIAFTGGVAKSKIIKSIIEEKIKQPLYSPPDSQIIGALGAAVIGWNMINK